The Syntrophaceae bacterium genomic interval ATCACCGCCCGTTCTTTGCTGCCGGCTGCGTGGTTGTGCCTTTCGCTGCTCCGGTACTTTTTTCTTCCTCGGCGACAAAAGGGACGGCCTTTACGGTGGCGCCGGGCCTTGCCTTCTGCATGCCCTCGACAATCACCTTCTCGCCCGCCGCGAGGCCGGAGACGACGAGCCACTGGCTGCCGATGGCGCGATCCAGCGTGAGTGCGCGCTGCTGAACCTTGCCCTGGTCGTCTACGATCAGCGTCAGGGGATTCCCCTTTGGATCGCGGGACACGGACTGCTGGGGAATCAGGATGGCCTGCTTGTGGACGCCTTCCTGCACCACCGCCCGGACGTACATGCCCGGCAGAAGAACGCCCTTCGGATTGGGAAAGACCGCCCGGAGGGTCACCGAACCGGTCGTTGGATCGACGGTGATGTCGCGGAACGTCAAGATTCCTTCCATAGAATAGACTGTGCCGTCGTCCAGGATGAGCCGCACCCGCTTCTGGCCCGCTCCGTTCTGGTCAAGGCGGCCTGCCTCCGCGCTGCGCCGCAGCCGCAGGAGTTCCGTCGTGGACTGGGGAACGTCCACGTACATGGGGTCCAGCCGCTGAATCACGGCCAGGGGCGCGGGCTGATACGCAGAAACGAGGGCGCCCTCGGTGACGCTCGATCGTCCGATGCGGCCCGAGATGGGCGCCGTGACGGAGGTGTATTTCAGGTTGATCCGGGCGTTTTCGACCGTGGCTTTCCAATAC includes:
- a CDS encoding efflux RND transporter periplasmic adaptor subunit; the protein is MQIFERTGRMAAAVIFLCILITAGCGQQTAGGPQRGGPPEVAVITIQPQAVATTTELAGRTSADKVAEVRPQVGGIIQKRLFTEGSDVKAGQVLYQIDPAPYQAAFDNARAALARSEANLPAIQLRAGRVQELLADRAVSKQDYDDATAALKQAEADVQYWKATVENARINLKYTSVTAPISGRIGRSSVTEGALVSAYQPAPLAVIQRLDPMYVDVPQSTTELLRLRRSAEAGRLDQNGAGQKRVRLILDDGTVYSMEGILTFRDITVDPTTGSVTLRAVFPNPKGVLLPGMYVRAVVQEGVHKQAILIPQQSVSRDPKGNPLTLIVDDQGKVQQRALTLDRAIGSQWLVVSGLAAGEKVIVEGMQKARPGATVKAVPFVAEEEKSTGAAKGTTTQPAAKNGR